TTGCCGGCCCACGCATCGACGAAGAACGGCGTCAGCAGCCGCATGAACCCGGCGAGGCAGACGAGTTCCGTGCGCGCTTCCAGCAGGCGCGCATGCAGTTCGCGTTCGAAGGCTTCGCGCCCGCCTTTGCCGCGATGGTCGATCGTCGCGGTGTCGATCCCGGCCGCACGCGCGATGTCGAGCCCGCCGGCCCCGGGCACGTTCGCGGCGACCAGGACGATCTCGGCCGGGTAGGCGGGGTCCTTCGCCGCGTCGAGCAGCGCCTTCATGTTGGAGCCGCGCCCGGAAATCAGCACGGCGGTCCGCACGCGTTTCATGCGCGTCAGATCTTCCACGCGTCGAGATTGGCAACGACGCAGCCCGGCGCCTCGGCCGAGGGCTTGTCGGCGACCACGCCGATCTCGAACGCCGTTTCGCCATGCTCGCGTGCCAGCTTCAGCGCCGCGTCCT
This genomic interval from Alphaproteobacteria bacterium contains the following:
- a CDS encoding phosphoribosylglycinamide formyltransferase; protein product: MKRVRTAVLISGRGSNMKALLDAAKDPAYPAEIVLVAANVPGAGGLDIARAAGIDTATIDHRGKGGREAFERELHARLLEARTELVCLAGFMRLLTPFFVDAWAGKMLNIHPSLLPAFPGLDTHQRAIDAGAKFGGCTVHFVTSEMDVGPIVAQAAVPILPGDDAPTLAARVLVAEHKIYPAALAAVASGRPAPAGAVPTVYNPPL